The Theobroma cacao cultivar B97-61/B2 chromosome 2, Criollo_cocoa_genome_V2, whole genome shotgun sequence genome includes the window agTATTTATGTTATCTTCAATCACTTAATAAGGTATAATGTAATGCTTCAAGTTTGTATATAATTTCAGATattaaaatcgaaaaattaataaaaaaataaataattttcaaacttgtataatagtaatagtattagatttttattGATCTAGCAAGTAATCAGACCATGGTGCTTCAAATTCCaacaaagaagagaaaagaggaaacgatgtatttaatattaaaaattttttttgtgaaaaagagaaaaatctttaaatagtatttgaatgtaattttaaattatagattttttttctcttaatctttgtaagaacaaaaaaattttagattttgataTTCTATTGTTAtgtcttttatctttttattagtttttgtagaGAGAGGTAGAGAAGAGAGAAATCGTAATTTACTTTGAAAAATGGTAACTTGTAGAGGGAAGGAAAGGAGAGGGAGATTAATTAAGAGAGggtattttttgaaaattaatatatttttaaaagaagagaagaaaaaactcATCCTTGGAgctttttttaagcttttttttaaaaaaaattattttttttttaaattactatttttttaaaaaaatttcaaaaaatcatatttgatctgacttttacttttaaaaagcaaataagttgaaaaaataCTAGGTCAAACATGCACTAAGAGNNNNNNNNNNNNNNNNNNNNNNNNNNNNNNNNNNNNNNNNNNNNNNNNNNNNNNNNNNNNNNNNNNNNNNNNNNNNNNNNNNNNNNNNNNNatataatatataaaaaaaaaaacaaaaaaaaaaaaaaaaaaaattatatatatatacatatatacatatatatatatatagaagaGGGTGCTACCTTCCAATTGTAATAAATTGCTTCGGCATGTAGCTAAGGCAACAAGTGAAAAGATGGCAGTGGTTGCCTTATAAAAAGGAGAGTAGCTTTTAACATacgaaagaaaaataaatctgTAGGCCATAATTTGACAGCAAAAAAGGGGTTTGCAAAATTAACTGCCACCCCTTTAGAAGTAGTGAGTAGTACAAAAGATACAACTTTGGGAATTCTGAATTCCCTAAAGCAAAGCTTCTATTGGTTTACATTACCATATTGACTTGTTTGCAAATCTAATATCACCACTGACGAAGGAGAAATGATTAAAAGGTGGGAAGAAATGTAGTTCACATAGATGTAATTAAACCTCCTATTACTCCCACATTGGGGGGGGTTATACGGTTTAAATTAGAGGGAATTAATGTGGAAAGAAAGGGGAAAGGGGTGGTGAGTGAAGACTGAAGATGTGACTCCAGGCAGGAAATACAAGTGTCAAAATTCAAGAATGATTGGTTGACAAACTTCTCCAAGAAATTCAACATTTCTGACTAAGATGTATACTTGCCGGAAAGATTTTGTCTCCAAAAAGAGCAAATTTAAGATTATTGTTCCTATTAAACAAGTGTACATCTGGCATCCTAATTACAGTATTATTTTCCCAAGCTGGCTTTACTTTTCTGTGTTTTTTCTGTAccgaaagaaataaaaactaGAAGTAGTAGCAGGAAAACAACCTGGAAGCAGCAAAATCAGTAGGCTACACATCCTACAAGGCTGCAAGACAAGTCTCCTGTTGGAgttaaaaagttgaaaaccaCCTTGATTAACTAGTAGAGGAAGCAAACGAAAGCTTCCCCTATTAGGAAAAGGATCAATAATCAAAGCAAATCTTCTTATCTTTCAGGGGTAGTTATAGGGTAGTGGCTCCTACATGGTGTGTCCCAAGTACTATAGATCAATCTAaacctttcttttttacaaGCTTGTCATCATATCCATccatatttttaataagtaCATTTGTCAACTtttgaaattcaatttaaaagcAGATATAACGGTTACAATTGATTGGTAATTTGTTGAACGAGCAACGCATAATAACAGTTGATCTATTTATGGTTTAAGGGCTCGGAAAATAACGAGATTATGGGGGTTTTCTGACGCTTGTGATGACTCTGAATTTCTGGTAAATTATGAGCCCACATGAAGGGTAAGAGCTGAGCCTTATCACGAGGATTAATGGTGtcaaaacatgaagaaaatggTATCAGATCTCTCCAAAGagacaaaaccaaaaaaaaagaaaatgatggtACAGCGTGAAGTTGTGGGCTTCAGCCAGAAATGAGGCTACATGGTTTTCCAAAAAGGTGAAGAATTTGAACCAGCTGCGCTCCAACGTTCAAATGGAATTAGGATCCTCGTGATCCATCGAACGGTCAGAATTCTCCATGTGAATGTCTTTAAACAGATAcaggattttttattttttctagttttcaTCTTTCAAAATAGTAAACATGGAAGGGATTTCATTTTTCTGTTACTACTATAAATAAGAGGTGGCATTGTTCAGGGTCTAGCAGATCTCCAACCAAgttataattcaatttcacactttgaatctttttcttccttctttttcatcattatacCTTCCTGTCTACGTGAAGGAATAGAATAAACCCATGTCTGCTTTGCAAACTTTAGTTTTGCTTTTTTCATGATAGAATATAATTTTTCCCCATTCAAAGTTCTTCTTGTCAGATCCAACATCAGTGGAaaattctatatatttttcGATAATCTCTCTGATCTGATCAAGACCCGCCTTCCAAAATGCAGATTCTCAGATGGGTTTTAAAGGTTCTGCTTATATGTTCCATTCTAGAAGTGTTTCCACTGTCACTAGCTCAAACAGCCTCACAAGCACCAGCAGTTTGCTCAGAGGCGGATAGAGCTGCTCTTCTTGGTTTCAAAGCCAAAATCTTGAAGGACACTACAGATAGTCTCTCTTCATGGATAGGAAGAGACTGCTGTGGAGGAGATTGGGAGGGTGTTCAGTGTAATCCAGCGGGAAGGGTCACCACACTGGCGCTGCAAAGGCCAGAAAGGGACAGTAGCCTCTACATGAAGGGTACTTTGTCGCCTTCTCTGGGCAGTTTGCAATTCTTGGAGGTGTTGGTGATAAGTGGGATGAAGCTTATTACAGGTCCAATCCCTGAGAACTTTTCCAATCTAACCCGTCTCACGCAGTTGGTCCTGGAAGACAATTCCCTTGAAGGGAACATTCCTTCAGGTTTAGGTCGTTTATACTTGCTCCAAACGCTCTCATTGGCTGGTAACCGTTTCAGGGGGCCAGTTCCTCCAAGCCTAGGAAATTTGAGAAACCTTGTCCTGATAAATTTTGGAAGAAATTCATTGACAGGTCCAATCCCTTCTAGTTTCAAAAGTCTTCTTCGTTTGCAGTCTTTTGATCTCAGCTTCAATTTATTGTCTGGTTTTATACCTGAATTTGTAGGACAGTTTCGAAACATCACCTATATTGACCTCTCCAATAACCACTTATCAGGGCACCTACCCATTTCCATGTTCAGCCTGGTCACTCTGTCAGACTTGTCACTGAGCCACAACCAGCTCACAGGAATAATCCCAGACCAGATTGGAAACCTTAAATCTCTAACTAGTCTTTCACTGAGTAGCAACAAGTTTATAGGTCATATTCCAGCATCTATTTCAAGATTACAGAACCTTTGGTCCCTTAACTTATCCAGAAATGGGTTCTCAGATCCTTTACCGGTGATTTCTAGCAGGGGCATTCCTTCACTTTTGTCAATAGACCTGTCCTTCAACAACCTCAGTTTGGGGACAGTTCCTGACTGGATCATGCACAGACAGCTTTCAGATGTAAATCTAGCTGGCTGTAAACTGAGAGGAACCCTCCCAAAGTTTACAAGACCAGATTCAATGAGCTCCATAGACCTATCCGATAACTTTCTCACAGGGAGCATTTTCGCTTTCTTCACAAATATGACAAGTCTACAGAAGCTGAAGCTTTCAAACAACCAACTGAAGTTTGATCTTTCGGAACTCGCTGTGCCAGATGGTATTTCCTCTATTGATCTCCATTCAAATCAGGTATTCGGGTCTCTCTCAAGCATTTTAAATAATAGAACAAGCAGCTTTTTGGAGGTTATAGATGTCTCAAATAATCTCATCTCTGGCACGATGCCAGAATTCACTGAAGGCTTGAGTTTGAAGGTGCTGAATATAGGAAGCAACAAGATTGCAGGCCAAGTCCCCAGTTCAATCTCAAATCTCATTGAACTTGAAAGGCTGGATATTTCGAGGAACCAGATAACTGGCACCATTCCCACAAGTTTAGGACAACTGGTGAAACTTGAATGGCTTGACCTTTCCATTAACAGGCTCACTGGAAAAATCCCAACTACCTTGTTGGGTATCCATAGAATGAGACATGCAAGCTTCAGGGCAAACAGGCTATGTGGAGAGATCCCACAAGGGCGACCTTACAATATCTTCCCTGCTTCTGCTTATGCTCATAATCTCTGCCTATGTGGCAAACCTCTGCCGCCTTGCAGGGGAAAGAAATAAGGGATGGGCCAGTGAAATGCTGACTCAAATTTGCCCCAAGTATACACGCTCATGGCCTAATGAGCATCCTCACATGCGAGAAAGAGATAGGTTATGTTTTACAGCGGTagtccattttttttccttacttTTTCATTAGTAGCCTCTAGctcaatttcattaataacTACCACTATGGGAAAAACATTGTTTTTCAATATAGAGCACTGATGCACATTTTAACTTTTACTCCAAAGCAaagttctcttttttttttactaccAGCTTGCATAACCATTCCATGGAGACAAATTCAGTACTCAGAAAAAACTTGTCTTCAGAAATGTAGACACAAGAAAATTTAAGGACCACCTCTAAAGATCAATTTTTGTTATCATTACTACTGCTAAGTCATGAACTTTACTTTAAAGAACCTGCCTCGGCCTTCACATGTGGAAGAAGACAGTACAACATGATTAGAAAAGATAGGAAGCAAGATGATTCTCAACATATGCAGACACCTACTAGAATTCATCGCCTCAAAAAGGAGATtcaaaaatttacaacaccCCCACCAAAATATGAACAAGAAATTCTTGGGAATAAATTATGCCACCAATTAATAATCATCTAATACTTCTTTTGCCTCCTTTTCAGCAGCAGCCGTGTCCTTCTCTGGACTTCCTTCCCCCTAAACAATCACAAACAAGTTAAAACATATTCAGCAAAAGATAAAGGGAAGACCAAGGCACCATTAGCTAAACCAAATGTTAACTTTCAAAAACATGGCGAGTGAAGCCTTACATCCTCATTTTCATTGTCAGCATCGTTAACCTCCTCCAATGCCTTCTCATACTCCGCTTTAAGCTCAGCAGCTTTATCAACATAAGGCTTCTTTTCCTGATTTAAATCAAGGTTGAGGTCAAAACCcataataaaaattcattaacTAACTAATTCTAATGACTAAGAggttcaaatcaaaataattatatatgtagAACTCACTTCTTCTGACATGGACTTCCATTTCTCACCCCCTTCCTTAGCAACCTAGATTTcatcaatcaaattttaataacaCAAACCATATTCCattataaaagagaaaaaaaaacacttaatcactATAGTCAGAAATCCATACCCCTGTAACGCCCTTTGCATCTGGATTAGCTTCCTTATAAGATTTTCTGAAGTCATCCCTGGAAAACAGCAAGAGTTATCAATTAATTGAAGAGTACTTCTTCATGAAATTTAAcgaaaaaaagagaagggcGTTACATGAACAAGAAGAAGGCGGTAGGAGGACGTTTGGGGGCATTGGGATCCTTGCCCTTCTTCAACTTCTTCGGTTTTTTTGGATTTGATTCTGTTGATGCTGGCTTCTTCCTGTATAATTATCATGGACGTAAATAAATTAGAAGTCAAgattgagcaaaaaaaaaaaaaagattaaaagtgaagatgaaactacaaaacaaagcaaaagGAGGAAAGTTAGTGAAAGTGAAAATTACCTTTCTGCAGGTTTCTTCTTAACTTCAGCAGGCTTCTCAATGACTTGAGCCtctaaattaagaaaataagaaagtaCAACAAATTAAGAATAAACCCACCATCATTACTCATAATCCAATCTAACTTGTAGTATTGAATCAAGACAAATTGGAGACTAACCCAAATTCATTTTGATCTTGGCATCAAGGCTACAGCTATGCATACTAATAAGAGCCACTGGTACAGTTTTGTTACACTCTTCACTGCAATTTCACAgatttaaaacaaacaaatgaGCCCGTTAACTAAAGGGACCAAAATACTTCGACTTATAGTAAATCTAGAAAGATGTGAAAATAAACGAAAATACCCAGAAAGGAAATCAGCATGAAAGTTTAAATTGAGAGAGAATGAGATTACCATTTGGCAAAAGCACTGCCATCTTTGGCGCGGACGAGAGAGGAGGCAGGGGCAGCGGTTGAAGCAGCGTCCACTCTCTTCCTTGGCTTCGGTGGATTTGACTTGGATCCTCCtgccattttcttgtttctttacTCCACTGAAAGATAATGAGAGAGCAGTTTCTTACAGAATTAGGAGGAAAAGGGTTCGACAATATATGGGGATTGTGTTAAACGGGATTTGGGAGAGAGGGAAACGATTAATTGAAGAGAGGATAGAGGGGGAAATGGAAATTTAGTTTTGGAGGTTTTGGCGCCACTTTAAAAACGCGCGTTTCTCCTGTTTTGTTTTGtcacttttttaaatattcaagGTTTCGAATGGGTGTTTCACTTGGATTCATGAGTTGGCTTCATCATCCACCGTAcatttctttgtt containing:
- the LOC18608434 gene encoding MDIS1-interacting receptor like kinase 2, which codes for MQILRWVLKVLLICSILEVFPLSLAQTASQAPAVCSEADRAALLGFKAKILKDTTDSLSSWIGRDCCGGDWEGVQCNPAGRVTTLALQRPERDSSLYMKGTLSPSLGSLQFLEVLVISGMKLITGPIPENFSNLTRLTQLVLEDNSLEGNIPSGLGRLYLLQTLSLAGNRFRGPVPPSLGNLRNLVLINFGRNSLTGPIPSSFKSLLRLQSFDLSFNLLSGFIPEFVGQFRNITYIDLSNNHLSGHLPISMFSLVTLSDLSLSHNQLTGIIPDQIGNLKSLTSLSLSSNKFIGHIPASISRLQNLWSLNLSRNGFSDPLPVISSRGIPSLLSIDLSFNNLSLGTVPDWIMHRQLSDVNLAGCKLRGTLPKFTRPDSMSSIDLSDNFLTGSIFAFFTNMTSLQKLKLSNNQLKFDLSELAVPDGISSIDLHSNQVFGSLSSILNNRTSSFLEVIDVSNNLISGTMPEFTEGLSLKVLNIGSNKIAGQVPSSISNLIELERLDISRNQITGTIPTSLGQLVKLEWLDLSINRLTGKIPTTLLGIHRMRHASFRANRLCGEIPQGRPYNIFPASAYAHNLCLCGKPLPPCRGKK
- the LOC18608435 gene encoding high mobility group B protein 7, whose protein sequence is MAGGSKSNPPKPRKRVDAASTAAPASSLVRAKDGSAFAKCEECNKTVPVALISMHSCSLDAKIKMNLEAQVIEKPAEVKKKPAERKKPASTESNPKKPKKLKKGKDPNAPKRPPTAFFLFMDDFRKSYKEANPDAKGVTGVAKEGGEKWKSMSEEEKKPYVDKAAELKAEYEKALEEVNDADNENEDGEGSPEKDTAAAEKEAKEVLDDY